Proteins found in one Paenibacillus sp. FSL R10-2782 genomic segment:
- a CDS encoding STM4013/SEN3800 family hydrolase, with product MTDMNQIVGSHDIVMITLDTLRYDVAKLEEENCPNLCESGPWEKRHTPGSFTYAAHHAFFGGFLPTPANTDKASHIRLFHTMDTGLRTHPHTWLFDAPDIVSGLAGEGYRTICIGGVIFFTKKNKLAKVLPGYFQESYWRMTFGVTNPRSTEHQVNHALKLLEKADPAQRLFLFLNVSAIHGPNHYFLEGSAKDSVESQRVALRYVDGQLGRLFDALRERGKTFCMAFSDHGTAYGEDGYEGHRLAHEVVWNVPYREFVL from the coding sequence ATGACCGATATGAATCAGATTGTCGGTTCTCATGATATTGTCATGATTACGCTCGACACGCTGCGTTACGATGTAGCCAAGCTGGAGGAGGAGAACTGTCCGAATCTATGCGAGTCTGGACCATGGGAAAAACGCCATACGCCGGGCAGCTTTACCTATGCTGCACATCATGCGTTTTTTGGCGGATTTTTGCCTACACCGGCTAATACGGATAAGGCCTCCCACATACGGCTGTTTCATACAATGGATACGGGACTGCGGACGCATCCGCATACGTGGCTGTTTGATGCACCGGATATTGTATCCGGGCTGGCGGGTGAGGGGTATCGAACAATCTGCATCGGCGGCGTTATTTTTTTTACGAAAAAAAACAAGCTTGCCAAGGTGCTGCCGGGGTATTTTCAGGAAAGCTACTGGCGTATGACCTTCGGCGTTACGAATCCCCGTTCAACCGAGCATCAGGTGAATCATGCCCTTAAGCTACTGGAGAAGGCGGACCCGGCGCAGCGGCTGTTTTTGTTCCTGAATGTATCAGCTATTCATGGCCCTAATCACTATTTTCTGGAGGGCTCAGCTAAGGATTCGGTGGAGTCCCAACGTGTAGCCTTGCGTTATGTGGATGGGCAGCTTGGGCGTTTGTTTGATGCTTTACGAGAACGGGGAAAGACGTTTTGCATGGCCTTTTCCGATCATGGTACGGCTTATGGGGAAGACGGCTACGAAGGGCATCGTCTAGCTCATGAGGTAGTATG